One stretch of Hevea brasiliensis isolate MT/VB/25A 57/8 chromosome 12, ASM3005281v1, whole genome shotgun sequence DNA includes these proteins:
- the LOC110631585 gene encoding probable protein phosphatase 2C 74, whose translation MIHLEDFLWGFSIISLFIYFLQSLRKAISMASLCLSSPSSSSSSLPSPPPPPPVSWITSQLVLDRGEDRSFQDSLISTTCREDDIVSEDVNLLRDHETQMEEKSMQENLHFEAYQKGLHDRYSSPGVDPAGGPVGKELDSLVMEKDAAENNSKGTTKLKKRPARLVLPEYYPKLEFGEKDRKLENMEFEDKGRDFCLASKKGRRQVMEDGYGIMTDILGDAKQAFFAVIDGHGGRAAADYVAENLGKNIVKALENVGKDGDDDHHQPLEQAIRQGYLVTDREFLSQQGVSSGACVASALLKDGELHVANVGDCRVVLSRKGVADTLTVDHRLSREDEKLRIENSGGFVHCRNGIWRVQGSLAISRAIGDLHLKDWVISDPEIKCLPLTSDCEFLIMASDGLWDKVNEQEAVDVVLRDGNSVESCKKLVDMSFGRGNMDDITVMVINLHNFLPN comes from the exons ATGATACACTTAGAAGATTTCTTATGGGGTTTCTCTATCATATCTCTTTTCATATACTTTCTTCAAAGCCTTAGGAAAGCCATTTCAATGGCTTCTTTGTGTCTTAGTTctccttcctcttcttcttcttctttgcctTCTCCTCCTCCGCCTCCTCCTGTTTCATGGATTACCAGCCAGCTTGTTCTTGATCGAGGAGAAGATCGGTCTTTTCAAGATTCATTAATCTCGACGACATGTCGAGAAGATGATATTGTTTCAGAAGATGTGAATTTATTACGTGATCATGAAACGCAGATGGAAGAGAAATCCATGCAAGAAAATCTGCATTTTGAAGCATATCAAAAGGGTTTGCATGATAGGTATTCATCACCAGGTGTCGATCCTGCAGGTGGCCCAGTAGGTAAAGAATTGGATTCTTTGGTAATGGAAAAGGATGCAGCAGAGAATAATAGTAAGGGTACTACCAAATTGAAGAAGAGACCTGCAAGGCTGGTTTTGCCAGAATATTATCCAAAACTAGAATTTGGGGAGAAAGATAGGAAATTGGAGAATATGGAATTTGAGGATAAAGGTAGAGATTTCTGTTTGGCTAGCAAGAAAGGTAGAAGACAAGTCATGGAAGATGGTTATGGGATCATGACTGATATTCTAGGAGATGCAAAGCAG GCATTTTTTGCTGTGATTGATGGACATGGAGGCCGTGCAGCAGCTGACTATGTAGCTGAAAATTTAGGAAAGAACATTGTAAAAGCCCTGGAAAATGTAGGAAAGGACGGAGATGATGATCATCATCAACCACTAGAACAAGCCATTCGCCAAGGCTACCTGGTTACAGATAGGGAGTTTCTCAGCCAGCag GGTGTAAGTAGTGGAGCTTGTGTGGCTAGTGCGCTGTTGAAAGATGGAGAATTACACGTAGCGAATGTGGGTGACTGTAGAGTAGTTTTGAGCCGAAAAGGAGTAGCTGATACATTAACAGTTGATCACCGTCTTAGCAGAGAAGATGAGAAGCTTCGCATTGAGAATTCT GGAGGTTTTGTGCATTGCCGGAATGGAATTTGGAGAGTTCAAGGTTCACTTGCCATTTCTAGAGCTATTGGAGACCTGCATTTGAAAGATTGGGTCATTTCTGATCCAGAAATTAAATGTCTTCCACTAACTTCCGATTGCGAGTTCTTGATAATGGCCTCTGATGGATTGTGGGATAAG GTAAATGAGCAAGAAGCAGTTGATGTAGTACTAAGAGACGGGAATTCAGTGGAGAGTTGCAAAAAGCTTGTAGATATGTCATTTGGCAGAGGCAATATGGATGATATAACTGTGATGGTCATAAACCTTCATAATTTCTTGCCAAATTAA